The following proteins come from a genomic window of Macaca fascicularis isolate 582-1 chromosome 8, T2T-MFA8v1.1:
- the LOC135964659 gene encoding ATP-dependent 6-phosphofructokinase, platelet type-like isoform X2 — MGGYCGYLANMGGGIVAGADAAYIFEEPFDIEDLQGGAPSPFDRNFGTKISARAMEWITAKLKEAQGRGKTLTTDDPVCVLGISKTNVIFQPVAELKNQMDFEHRIPKERWWLKLRPLMKILAKYKASYNV; from the exons ATGGGCGGCTACTGTGgctacctggccaacatggggggGGGGATCGTGGCCGGAGCCGACGCCGCATACATTTTCGAAGAGCCCTTCGACATTGAGGATCTGCAG GGTGGGGCACCTTCTCCATTTGATAGAAACTTTGGAACCAAAATCTCTGCCAGAGCTATGGAGTGGATCACTGCAAAACTCAAGGAGGCCCAGGGCAGAG GAAAAACATTGACCACCGATGATCCCGTTTGTGTGCTGGGAATCAGcaaaacaaatgttatttttcaacCTGTGGCAGAGCTGAAGAACCAAATGGATTTTGA GCACAGGATTCCCAAAGAACGGTGGTGGCTCAAGCTGCGGCCCCTCATGAAGATCCTGGCCAAGTACAAGGCCAGCTACAACGTGTGA